The genomic region AAAAAAAGGCGCATCGGCAGCCATCGTTTCAAACGGGCTTAAAGCACTCCACGAAATCGCTCTGGCCCACAGAAAGAAAATGAAAACAAAGGTGATAGCCATCACCGGCACCAGCGGCAAGACCACCACAAAGGATATGCTATCTTCGATATTGTCCCTTTGCGGCCCCACTCTTAAGACCGAGAAAAATCTGAACAATGAAATAGGCGTGCCGCTCACGCTTCTAAAAATAAGACCGTCGCACAAATATGCCGTTGTCGAGTTGGCAATGCAGAAAAAAGGGGAAATAAAACAGTTGACAAGGATATGCCGACCAAGCATAGCGGTAGTGACCAACACAGGTCAGGCGCACCTTAAGCAGTTAAAGACCAGAAAAAATATCGCTCTTGCAAAAAGCGAGATCTTTGAATTCCTTCAAAAGGGTTCCTTTGCTATTGTTAACAGAGATGACGACCACTACGCTCTTCTGAGGAAAAAAGCGGCCATTTCCGGGGCTAGGATCATTTCTTTTGGGATGAAAGCCTCAGCGGACATCCGAGCGGTCTCCACCGCCGCAAAGGATAACAAAGCGGTCTTTACTCTTTGCGGCAGAGGCAGAAAGACAACCCTAAAGCTTTCGCTCCCCGGCGTCCACAACATCTATAACGCGATGGCAGCCTCGGCGGCGGCAATAGAGCTGGGTATAGTAAATTCAAAGATAAAACAGGGGCTGGCAAAAGCGGCTTTTTCGGGAAAGCGCCTCGAGATCATCAAGGAAAAAAAGAAAACCACAATAATAAACGATACCTACAACGCCAATCCGTCATCAATGAAAGCCGCTCTTAAAGTGCTGGCAGGCTTATCACCCGCCGTAAAAGGAAAACCGTTCAAAAGGATCGCGGTCCTGGGCGATATGCTTGAGCTTGGAAAAGCCTCAAAGAAAGCCCATTATGATATCGGGAAACTGTCCGCAGCACTGAATATCGAAATCCTCGTGGCCGCAGGTAAAGAAGCTAAGCATATCTATCTCGGAGCAAAAGGAAGCAATAACAGCGGTATGAGCATCTATTATTTCGCGGACAAGTATTCTGCGGCAAAAAAGATCAGAGAACTTCTGCGGCCCAATGACATCATACTGTACAAAGCCTCAAGAGGCATGAGATTTGAGGATATCATCCGCTAAATGCCTGCCCCCCGGCCATTAATCGTTGACAAGACAATTCAAAGAATGTATAAGTATATTTGAAATATACTCGGGTGCGGACCGGGAACAGGGAATAATAGCGCCACAATGAAGAAAAGAACTTTTTTACTGGTTTTGTCCGCCTTATTTTTGCTGGGGACCGCAGCAGTACCGCAGTCTTTTATGCCGGTCGCCGAAAAAGTGGCGATCGAGAACCATCTGGAGAACAGACTGACGAACGCCCTGAACTCCGTTCTTGGAGAAGGCAACTTCATTGTGATAGTGGATGTAGCTCTTAACCCGGAAAGAAAAGAAAGCACCCGCGAGAGGTGGGAAACCCGGACCAGGCAGTCTACCCAGCCGACGGGCCCCAAAGAGGTCCTTCCGGGGATCCCTTCAAGGACCGAGATGGAAAGAGCTCCGGAATCCTCTCAGGTCAACAAGATCGTGGAGAACATGGTCTCTCTTCCTCCAAACCTTGTCAAAAAGATAAGCACAATAATAGTCATAGATAAAAAAGTCCCTGCAGAAAAGATAGCGACCGCAAAAAAAGTTGCCGGCATCGTGCTCAACCTCGACCAAAAGAGGGGGGATACGATCAAGACCCAGCAGGTGGAGCTGAACCTCGCAAAAGAGATCGAAAAGAAAAAGAAGTTCACCGACTACATTTCTGTGGACAATGTCATAAAATATGTTTCTATCTTCCTTGCTATCGGAATATTGGTGATCTACTTCCTCAACAGGATCGCAGGATTGTCAATGCAGGCCATTTCCAGCATTAAAGAGGGCGGGAAAAAAGATTTTGTCCCTCTTGCCGCGGCTGCGCAGCAATCCTCTCCCGGCACCTTTGGAGGGGCAGCCCTTGCCTACGGAAGCCGCGATCCCGAGGACAGGATAAAAAAGCCTTTCTCCTTCATTTCGCAGAATGAGATCCCCAAACTGGTCAGGATCCTTGACGAAGAGGACGACAACACCATAGCCGATATACTCTCCTCTCTTGATCCGGTACTTTCTTCACACATAATTTCCCAGATGTCGGGAAAACTTAAGGAAGACATCTATGCCAGACTGCTGTCCCCCAGGCAGCTCAAACCCGAAGAGATCAAAGAAATGGAGGCCAGGATAAAAAGCAAGCTCGAAGGCTCTCTCGGAGGAGATCAGGATGTTCTTGCGATAATAGAGAACGCGGACTCTCAAACGGCTGAAGATATCATAAGGTCCCTGGAAAAAACCAGCCCTGAACAGGCCGCGGACATCAAGAAAAGAATAGTCCTGTTCTCGGATGTCCTAAAACTTGCAAAGACCGATATTTCGAAGCTGCTTAGCAGGGTCAAGATAGAGGACATCGCTGTGGTTTCCCAAAACGCTGACGAATCCTTAAGAACACTGCTGCTCGAGAACCTCCCGGAAGAGACCAGAGCGCTGGTCAAGGAATGGACCGAAATGATGCCGGCACAGCCGGCCGAGGCTGTTGAAGCCGCGAAAAAAGACATTTGCCGGACCGCCAGGCTTATGGAAACTGCCGGAGAGATAACGGTCAACAGGAGCTGAGAATAAGATGGATCTTACTACAGTACTGGGCATATCGCTTGCTTTGACGATCGCGTCCCTTGTGGTCTCTTTTCACGGGAGCATTTCGGTCTATTGGGACCTCGAAGCTTTTTTGATCGCGTTCGGGGGCACTTTTGCCGCAACACTTATCAACACGCCTTTCCCCAATCTCCTGAACGCCATAAAATCATCATTCTTCTTGCTGTTCTCAACAAGGTATAAAAGCGCGGAGGTCATTCCTCTGATGAAAAAGCTTTCGGAAAAGGCAAAGAAAGAAGGGGTGTTCGCCCTCAAGAACGAGGGAAAGAATTGGCCCGACGCTTTTCTTGAAAAAGCCGTCTCACTTCTGATGCTCAATTTTGGGGCTCACGCCATAAGGACGATACTCGAGAACGAGATAATAGAAACAAGGGCAAGGCACCGTTCCACGATCAATGTTTTAAGGACGGCCGCGCTGTACGCCCCGGTGTTCGGGCTCTTCGGCACCCTTCTGGGCGTTATACAGGTCCTTACAAAGATCGGGAACCCGGCAGAAGTGGGGCCTGCGATGGCTACAGCCGTTATGGCCTCGGTTTACGGCATACTGCTGGCCTATATGGTGCTGCATCCCATCGCCGGCAAACTGCGACTGCGCGACGACGAGGAGATCCTGGCAAAAGCCATGATCCTTGAGGGTATCCTGCTCATCCGCGCGCACGAAATGCCGTCCGCGGTAGAAAAGCACCTTTATTCCTATGTCAGCAGCAAACCCAAGCTCAAAAAATAGCCATGACCCTAAGAAGAAATTTTGAAGCGGAAGAAGCCGAAGCCGAATCGGACCAGTTCAGATCGACCGCCTGGGCCGTGAACCTTGCCGACCTCATGACCTTTTTAATGATCTTTTTCCTGCTGATGTTCTCTTTTTACTTTTCTATGGCGCAAAACCCTGAATATAAGAGCCGGTTCGAAAAAAGCATCAAGAGCATAGAACAGCAGTTCAGCAAAAAGGACTTCAAGGCTGCGGGGGTGACCATGGTGCAGCCCAAGGATGTCAAGCCCCACATACAGTCCGAGGACGAAAAAAGCATGATAAACATCAAGACCATAACGCTGAAAAAAGAGATGTATTTTCTTTACAGCGGCGAACTCTCGTCCAAGGACACCAGGGAGATAATCAAAAAGGCCTATCTGGCCTCCCGGAGAGACTCTTCTTCTATAGTGAATGCCGATGTTCCCGAACTGGAGCTGGCCGAGGATGAAGTCGCGGCCTATGTCGTAACACAGATTAGTATACCGGCAAACATAATAAAAGGAAAAATGACCGTTAAACGGCATAAAGTAAAGCCCGGCGAATCCCTGTGGAAGATCTGCTCCAAATACGGGCTCGATCCCAAAAAATTTGTCCGCCAGATCGCAAGGGACAACAAGCTAAAGCACCCCAGCATTATCCGCTCAGGAAAACCGCTGGAGATCAAAGTCTATCCTTTCCCTCTGTCCAACTGATCCTGGGTTCACTGCATATTTTCCCCCGGATTTCCTTGACATGTATATATAAAATATATATTATATAGTCAGCGCGTGCCGCGGTGGCGGAACTGGCAGACGCATACGCTTGAGGTGCGTACGCCCAAAAGGTGTGAGAGTTCGAGTCTCTCCCGCGGCATGCTTCGACAAGCTCAGCATAAATGGACTGTATCTTGAATATAGCCTTTATGGAAAGCGGTCGGTCCCGAGCGGAGTCGAGGGACTCCCGCGGCATGGGTTTTGACATATTGAATAGTTTCGATACATAGTTTATATTGTTCTACAACGATAGGTATACAGAGGGGAGAAAAAAGGGGACCAAATGAAAGACCCCGAGCTCAATATAGGCGGCGTATCTGAAGCAAAATGCAATCTGGACGGCGCCTTGAAACCGGATCAGTCCGAAAGGTCCAAGAAAGACGCCGGCAAGGACTTTAACATAGACCTCAACACCTCCCTCTCCCGCCTGGACAAAAAGAAAAGCTCAAAAACAGACCTGGAAAGCGCCGGCATGTGGGAATCCATCACTTCTATGTTCGGCAGGATGCCAGCCCCCCAGGCTTATGCATATAGCACCGGCCTTCTTGCCGAGATGGACAACAAGGCCTCCCTTAACGCAGAAAGTAGCTCCTCAAAAGGCGCGCCTGTTGCGGTAAACTCTTCTTCGGACCCCTCTATGGGACAGCAGAACAGGAACACCGCCCCGCAGGCGGCAAAGACTTCCGATACTTCTTCCGTTCTTGAACAGCTTTTTGCCGCAGGGATCGCCTCAGCACCCTATGGAGGCGCTATCCCGATGAGCGATTTTATAAGCGGCCTTGCCAGGGCATCGCGTCTTTCTTCTATCGAACTGATAGCCGGACAGATCGTTGAAGCCGCAAAGTTATTGAAGGTGAACGGCAAGTCCGAGCTGACCGTTGATATCAAGCCGGACCTGCTCGGGAACCTGAAGCTGAACCTGAAAGAGGTTAACGGTATGATCTCCATTCAGATCTTTGCCTCTTCCGGCGCAAAGGACCTGCTTGACACCAATCTTGCAGAGCTAAAACAGGCGCTGGCTTCGGCCAACATAGCCGTGGGCGGGCTTGAGGTCTTTGTCGGCGGAAATAACGAAAGCAAAGACCGCGCAGATGACAGCGCCGCTGAGGCGGAAATGCTGGCCGGACCATTTGTCCCTTTCGGAAAAACCGAGCCTGATGTTCAGATAGACAGGATGTTCCTGGAACAAAAGCTCGGGTACGGCGTTCATGGCGGACAGTTCAATATCTGGAGTTAAAAAGGAGGTTATCATGGTATCAACAAGTTTTCCGATAGTAGCGTCAGGCAGCAGCAATACGATCTCCGAGCCTCAGAGGGTTGCTACACAATCGGGCGGTGTCAATACGGATTTTATAAGGATCCTTCTGGCGCAGATGTCCCTGCCCGATCTTTCGGGGCTGTTTGCTTCCGATGACAACAACAATGACTCCTCCCCTTTTGGCGGAGCTTTTGATTCCATGTTCAACACCAATGCATCTCTCAATACCATTTCCTCGCTCACAGGCAACAATTCCCTGAGCAGCCTCTCCGACTCCTACGGGACCAGCCCGCTTTTGTCTGGCCTTTCGGCGCAGATGGAGCTGAGCATCTGGAGCAGCCTGATCGGCAAGAC from Candidatus Margulisiibacteriota bacterium harbors:
- the murF gene encoding UDP-N-acetylmuramoyl-tripeptide--D-alanyl-D-alanine ligase, with protein sequence MFKYKGISFSGISTDSRTVKKGELFIALKGPNFDGRRFAKAALKKGASAAIVSNGLKALHEIALAHRKKMKTKVIAITGTSGKTTTKDMLSSILSLCGPTLKTEKNLNNEIGVPLTLLKIRPSHKYAVVELAMQKKGEIKQLTRICRPSIAVVTNTGQAHLKQLKTRKNIALAKSEIFEFLQKGSFAIVNRDDDHYALLRKKAAISGARIISFGMKASADIRAVSTAAKDNKAVFTLCGRGRKTTLKLSLPGVHNIYNAMAASAAAIELGIVNSKIKQGLAKAAFSGKRLEIIKEKKKTTIINDTYNANPSSMKAALKVLAGLSPAVKGKPFKRIAVLGDMLELGKASKKAHYDIGKLSAALNIEILVAAGKEAKHIYLGAKGSNNSGMSIYYFADKYSAAKKIRELLRPNDIILYKASRGMRFEDIIR
- a CDS encoding FliG C-terminal domain-containing protein, with product MKKRTFLLVLSALFLLGTAAVPQSFMPVAEKVAIENHLENRLTNALNSVLGEGNFIVIVDVALNPERKESTRERWETRTRQSTQPTGPKEVLPGIPSRTEMERAPESSQVNKIVENMVSLPPNLVKKISTIIVIDKKVPAEKIATAKKVAGIVLNLDQKRGDTIKTQQVELNLAKEIEKKKKFTDYISVDNVIKYVSIFLAIGILVIYFLNRIAGLSMQAISSIKEGGKKDFVPLAAAAQQSSPGTFGGAALAYGSRDPEDRIKKPFSFISQNEIPKLVRILDEEDDNTIADILSSLDPVLSSHIISQMSGKLKEDIYARLLSPRQLKPEEIKEMEARIKSKLEGSLGGDQDVLAIIENADSQTAEDIIRSLEKTSPEQAADIKKRIVLFSDVLKLAKTDISKLLSRVKIEDIAVVSQNADESLRTLLLENLPEETRALVKEWTEMMPAQPAEAVEAAKKDICRTARLMETAGEITVNRS
- a CDS encoding MotA/TolQ/ExbB proton channel family protein; the encoded protein is MDLTTVLGISLALTIASLVVSFHGSISVYWDLEAFLIAFGGTFAATLINTPFPNLLNAIKSSFFLLFSTRYKSAEVIPLMKKLSEKAKKEGVFALKNEGKNWPDAFLEKAVSLLMLNFGAHAIRTILENEIIETRARHRSTINVLRTAALYAPVFGLFGTLLGVIQVLTKIGNPAEVGPAMATAVMASVYGILLAYMVLHPIAGKLRLRDDEEILAKAMILEGILLIRAHEMPSAVEKHLYSYVSSKPKLKK
- a CDS encoding LysM peptidoglycan-binding domain-containing protein → MTLRRNFEAEEAEAESDQFRSTAWAVNLADLMTFLMIFFLLMFSFYFSMAQNPEYKSRFEKSIKSIEQQFSKKDFKAAGVTMVQPKDVKPHIQSEDEKSMINIKTITLKKEMYFLYSGELSSKDTREIIKKAYLASRRDSSSIVNADVPELELAEDEVAAYVVTQISIPANIIKGKMTVKRHKVKPGESLWKICSKYGLDPKKFVRQIARDNKLKHPSIIRSGKPLEIKVYPFPLSN
- a CDS encoding flagellar hook-length control protein FliK translates to MKDPELNIGGVSEAKCNLDGALKPDQSERSKKDAGKDFNIDLNTSLSRLDKKKSSKTDLESAGMWESITSMFGRMPAPQAYAYSTGLLAEMDNKASLNAESSSSKGAPVAVNSSSDPSMGQQNRNTAPQAAKTSDTSSVLEQLFAAGIASAPYGGAIPMSDFISGLARASRLSSIELIAGQIVEAAKLLKVNGKSELTVDIKPDLLGNLKLNLKEVNGMISIQIFASSGAKDLLDTNLAELKQALASANIAVGGLEVFVGGNNESKDRADDSAAEAEMLAGPFVPFGKTEPDVQIDRMFLEQKLGYGVHGGQFNIWS